In the genome of Juglans microcarpa x Juglans regia isolate MS1-56 chromosome 6S, Jm3101_v1.0, whole genome shotgun sequence, the window TGAAACATGACCTGCATGGCATTGTTAATATGACCAACATTGATATATTACAACAaccataagaaagaaaaatgatgggcTTGAGCCCGTCCCGTACGTAGCATTAACAATGTTACATTTTAGGTGTTACGACTAGAATTTCTCATTCGGAAAATGTAGAATCTCTCGTATGCAATAGGTGAATTTTTGCATGCATATTGCAAAAGATTCATGATTATATTTTTGTCGCAAATTCAATcgaaaaatattacatttcgAAAGAAATTTTATAGAAGTAAAtccataaattaatatgatatatattaaatgagtaatattactcatcatctcaattatCATCATCCTCGCATGATATGACATTAGattattagagattatttattatattttacttttgaacttatcatctaatactACAGCATaggatgatgagaagatgatgaatagattttttcatgttaaatctattttataataaaattaattttacaatctaacataccacaAAGTTATATAATATGTGAGTTTCCTTACGTGagatattatttctcaatttaacAATTTGTAGAGTCATAGACAGCTGGAAAAtctaaagagaaatactttcgtcataaaataattatacaaaagtaaatctataaattggGATAACTTGATGTagtacgtcaaattataaaattaattttagtgtaaaataaatctaatgagTATcgtaaaatcatatcaatttataaatttatttttatataatctttttatgtctATAACAgttctcaaatctaaaacattctctAAATTGTCATTGGTAGGCTGCTCTAAGTGGCGtcgtttcttcttcttcttcgtcctGAATTTCTGTCAGTTTCCTTCCAGCTTTCGTCTATAAGATCGACGCTTTCAAGTTCAAGTCTTGACAAAGGCTCGAGCACGAAAAACAAAACTGGGTGCTAAAACCATAGGATCATATGGTTCCAAAGCTTCCTACCAACCTTCCCAGTCAGCTAGGCCTTAAATTCATGAAGGCAGCATGCGATTCTGGTGATTTGCCACGCGCGCGCAACCTGTTCGATAAAATTGGCGAACCAGACCTACGCACGTGGACTGTCTTAATCTCAGCTTACACTAGACATGGACTTCCTAAGGATTCTATAAAGATTTACTCTTTATTGAGAGCACGGGAAATCAATCCCGATAAGCTAGTACTTCTGTCGGTCGCAAAGGCATGTTCCACTTTGAGGGACACTATAAAAGCCAAAGAGGTTTACGAGGATGCGATTCGATTCGGGTTTCATTCAGATACGTTATTGGGTAATGCGTTGATTGATATGTTTGCTAAATGTAAGTGTGTTGAAGATGCGAGACGGGTTTTTGATGATATACCAGTGAAAGATGTGGTTTCTTGGACCACTTTGACGTCTTGTTACGTTACTTGTTGCCTACCTCGACGAGGTTTGGACGAATTTCGCGAGATGGTGTTAAATAGAGTGAGACCGAATGCGGTGACAGTTTCTTCTATTCTGCCAGCGTGCTCTGAACTCAGAACTTTGAAATTGGGAAGAGAGATTCATGGGTTTGTAGTGAAGCATGGAATGCAAgagaatttatttgtttgtagTGCGCTTGTTAGCATGTATGCTAATTGTCTAAGCATGAGGCAAGCCCAATTGGTATTTGATAACATGTCTCAACGAGATATTGTGTTGTGGAATGTAATCTTAACAGCATACTTCTCAAACAAAGAATGTGAGAAGggtcttgatttattttataagatgaaATTCGACGGTGTCCAATTGAACGATGCTTCATGGAATGCTGTTATTGGTGGATGCACACAAAATGGGAGAACTGAACAGGCGCTGGAGATGCTTGGACAGATGCAAAATTCTGGTTTCAGACCTAATCAGATAACTATTACCAGTGTCTTACCAGCTTGCACAGATTTTGAAAGATTGGGGACTGGCAAAGAGATTCATGGCTATATCTTTAGGAATTGGTTTATTGAGGACTTAACGACCACAACAGCTGTGGTTTTCATGTATGCTAAATGTGGTGATTTGGAACTCGCACGAAAGGTCTTCAGTCTGATGCCAAAAAAGGATACTGTTGCTTGGAACACAATCATCATTGCAAACTCTATGCATGGGAAAGGAGAAGAAGCCTTGTTGCTTTTTCAGAAAATGTTGGACTCAGGAACCAAGCCTAATTCTGTTACTTTTAATGGTGTTTTGTCTGGTTGTAGTCATTCACTACTTGTTGACGAAGgcttcttaatttttaattcaattagAGATTACTCAATAGAACCTGATGCAGATCACTACTCCTGCATAGTTGATATACTTAGCCGAGCTGGTCGCCTGGAAGAAGCATATGATTTTATACAGAAAATGCCTTTAGAACCAACTGCTGGTGCTTGGGGAGCATTGCTTGGTGCATGTAGAGTACATAAGAACATGGAATTAGCAAAAATTGCAGCAAACCGGCTTTTCGAGATTGAACCTAATAACCCTGGAAACTATGTACTATTATCCAATACTTTTGCCTCTGCCAAACTATGGGACGAAGCCTCAGAAATTAGAAACTTGATGAGAGACAGAGGAATTACAAAAGAACCAGGCTATAGTTGGGTCTAGGTATAGCCTGGTTCTAGGTGAGAAACAGtgtttaatgtttaaatattaatgataagaaaaatgaacaGTCTGTAAGTGATAAGATCTGTAAATCTTTGGacgatttatatgaaaaaaggaGATTGTCTTGGTATGTAATTCCCAACACTGAAAGCTTCATGCTGCCTTTGGAATACTTAATTTGATTGGGATATCATCAATTTGTGTCATTAAGAATTTGAGGATATGTGGAACTGTAATAATGCCATTATTAAGACCAAGACTGTTTTATGCAAATCATGGTCAAAGATCAATGGGTATGGCCATTCCAGGGATGCGAATTGTTCATCACACTTTTTAGTAAATTTCCAACTCCACCTAATGGGAGATATGCTATCCAGGAGGGGCACACGTGGCAGAGGATCGAAGCGGTTTCTAGTTAAAGAGATAATAGTGGAGAGCATGAGGAACAGCCCATCTTGATCTGCATATGCTTGATTTCAAAGTAACTGATGAAGTGTCAATTAATAATTAGAAGCTGAATATAGATTTTGGGATGATTTCGAGTGTGACTAATGGATGAGAGCAAGAAGGTTAGTTTTTGAAACGAAAAGAGTTATCATATAACTTTGCTGGACTAGCTTATTAGTAGAATCATTAGCCTAAACTTTCATGGCAGCAACACTGCTTGGCTTCCAAGGTGGTTGGGTGAGAGCTGGTTGTCTAATGTACTGTCAACTGCCACACAAATCTTGAAGTTCTGAGGCATACATTTGACATGAGAGGGGATCTTTCTAACTAGGATTCCATTTCCAAGTTGACTAGACTGTAAAGCTCTAAATTCTAATGGCAGCAGCAGCAATCGGGTTTAATGATGTAAATCacgaattttcttttatataagtGGCATTCTTTTGATGTTCTCGAAATAAATTGTGAACGCTTAACCTGAATGTACTTAACTCCTAAACAAGCTATGATGTTCTGGGGTCATTTGTATTACCTCAATGTAATTGACTATACTGCAACAATGCAGAAATGTAGTGTGAATTCATTATTAGCTGAGAAAATGAACTGCagtaattattttcatattaccCTTTTTCTTGATCAATTGAGGTTTGAAggttctttctctctcattatGACTGAGTTTTTTGTCTTCCTATATTCATTGTGCTTTTAAGAatgtgtttgtttttaaattttatgacaAACTGTTCATTCAATTGCATCAATGAAAAAAGATCTCCAAAATCTGCTAGTTGTGTCCCCTTTACTAAGCTTATGTTCTGTTTCTCTAGGGAGGATTTGATTCAGTGATGTTAACCTGAAAATTCAAGGTAAAATTCTACTCTTATGAAGACTTGCCCTTTTTGACTCTTTGATGGAGCATTTGGATTTCATTCAACTTGGTTTGTGAGATGAAGTGTAGCTGTGGAGGTTTCCGATCCAGGATTCTCCACAATGAAGCTTGCAACCCAGAGGGAGGATGGTACAGTTTGCTAGTATTTTGTTGAACTTGCTGCATCAACAAATGGCTTGATAAACACAAGAGAACAGCTTTGTAGGTAAAGCTCCTCAAGCACCTAGTGAACCTAATTGATGTTGGCTATGGTGGGAATGTTTTTTTTAAGCTGTTGATTTATCATAgccatatttattttaatttccttttagtAATCAGTTATTGCAGTTACCATGAATAAATACTTAGTGCTAGAGATATGTTTGATAGAGAACGGCTTGGTATTGTGACTATTGTTGCTAAAAATTCTTAGTGTGATAGTTTATTGTTGTTGGTTAAGAGTGAAGGCCACAAGTTGGGAATAGGGTTTTATAAGGTAAAAAATCTTGACAATATTTGTTACCTCAAGGTCATCTTTAGCCATAAGACAAAGATTGGTCAATTCTTCATTGCTTGCTTTGCTGTTCGAGCTACTAGAATCATCATTCCATGTAGCTTTCATTGTTTTCTTGCCTTTTTTTCGATCTTTCTTTAGTAGAGGACAATTCGCCTTGATATGTCCTGGCttattgcatttgtaacaaGTTAAAGAGTAATTTTTACTTGTATCTTTCTTGGAAAACTTTTTGAAAGATTTCCTTGAATGAgctttatttctctttaagaatCTCTTAAATCTCCTTATTAACATTacaatttcttcatatttgtcTTTAGTTTTCTCATCTTCATCACTTTCACTTTCATGAGGAATAACTttaaggagtggtttggattcagagatgagttgagatggtttgtgaatagtagaataaaagttgaattatttattaaattttgtgtggaaatttgataaagttgttttgggatttgaaaaggttgaattgtttattatattttgtgtgggaatttgagaaaattgtaatgatgagatgagatgagttgagatgagttgatgtgggTTTTAAATGCAAACGAGGCCTTGTCAAGCTCTTCTTTAGCTGTTCTTCTACTTTTCCTATTTTCAATGTGTACTCATGGGTAATAAGTGACCCGATGAGTTTATTTACCTCGAGTTTCATAAGGTCTCTAGTTTCAAGAATCACCATCACTTTTGATTCCCAGCATTTTGGCAGAGAATTGAGAATTTTTCTTACTATCACCAAGTTGGAATAAACCTTTCCGAGAGTTGTCAAGTTGTTTATAATGTTAGTAAAACTAGTGTACATAgtagaaatatatttatcatcattcattttaaacatttcatattcaggagaaagaataaaaaattttgattcattGACTTGTGAAGTTTCTTCACAAGTTACTTCCAGTTTATCCCAAATTTCTTTTGCCAACTTACAAGTTATTATTCTATTGAACTCATTTTTATTGAGAGCACAATATAAGAAACTTATAGTCGTTGAATTCAATGTTAGAGATCTCTCGTCTTCACGATccaacttttcttcttttttaacctttgctccatcaacaacttttaTTGGGATATAAGGTTCGTTTACaacacattttcaaatttctcgaCCTTGAGCCTGAAGGAATATTTTCATTCTACCTTTCCAGAATGTACAATTGTCTCCACAAAATAGTAGAGGTCGACCACTGGATTAACCTTCACCGAAAGTAGATGAAATGTTAGCGATAAGATCTTTAACTCAAAAGATAGTTAATTTGACAAAAGAGCatcttgctctgataccaattgttaccCAAATGACTAACACAAGAAGGGGTGAATTtggttgtttttaaaaaaattaacgattataaaccaaatacacaatataaaatgtaaataaaatacgAAACAACAGTAAATCTAAAGAGTAAGGGTAAGGAGAAGCAAATTCAGTATTTTAACGAGGTTCAGCCCCACTGCCTACGTCCTCGCCTCAAGGCACCCCTTGAGAATTCCCAAATTCACTATTTAACCTCTTTCAGGTGGAGATAAAAACTAATTACACATTTGAGCAGTACCGCTTCAAAGAATCTATGTAGAACACCTTCTATATTTACAATCACTTTACACGTAGTGATTCAACTATTCCTTTTATAGAACTCCTACTACATGCACAATGGTTATTGTTAAGGATCCTACGGTAGCAGGACTCTCATCCAAACAAACACAATCCATTagcaaaaaaattcaaatagatGAGATGCTACtcaaaagaattttatattttaaaaccaACTTggaatatagaaataaatttgtattgGATAATCACCCTTAACTCTATCAGGTGTTTGCATCACATTATATCGACAACAGAAATAGAATTGTTACAGAGGATATGAATGTAAAAACCAATTACATCTCAAAGGATATGACTAAGActatatttaaaatacaaaattttgttGCGTAGCATCTCATCTATTTGAATTTGATTACTATATTTTGGATGAGAGTCCTGCTACTGTAGGATCCTTAACAATTATACACACCATTTTATTGATACAAGAGCTGATAATGGGTAAGCCATAAGAAAACACTCCTTAATGAGCAAAATGAAATAATACAACGCAaactatatctctctcaaaaCGAACAAGTATTAAGGCTCAATGCttagagaagagagattgaaaacTTTTGATGAATAAATGTTGTAAAACTTATAATTGATGTGTAgtgttattattttgaagatctcAAGTGAGGTATTTATAAACATATGAGActtccttttcaaatttcaaaatattcaaatgtcAAAAAGGAGCAccattcatttttcaaagaCTTATATAAAAGTTTCTCATGTTtgcaattgtcaaagacaatattattcattttttaaaattttcaaaccaaatcttctattttttgtATATGTCAAAAAAAGTATCAATCacttctaaaaattttcaaacaaaatcaactACCTTTTTTATATgtcaaaaataacattaatcaCTTTTCAAACTTGTCATGCATATGTGAGaaatgacaatcaatcatctttcaaattttcaaaagagaaaatctGGGGACCGGTCCGGTTGATCTTCCTCAATAACAAGCCCTCCAATAGCAGTTTGAAACAtaagcattttattttaattacccTGGATTTGCCTACACTAGAACATAACAAACCAACAAACATGTGTTTCCTTGTCTTCGTATTCCAACCCAAACCCATCTCCATCCCACTCCATCCTAACCCAAACTCATCTCCACCCCATTCATCCCCGATGGTAGAGAGCATGATGAGCACGTAGTGGGTGACGACAATCGTGGTGGGCGACTAGAAGTGTAATGGGCGACGACAAGATCTCGAAGATGGTGACAGCAAGATCTCGAAAGGGTGACAACAATTGTGGGTCTCCGTTTGGTGGTGGCAATGGCAAGATCTCAGTAGAGGCCGTGACAAGAAAAGAGTAGGGGATTTCCCCAAGGATTCATGCCCTGTAATTCTTGTACTTTGTGGAAATAGTATTGTAGAAAGCTTTAAATCTCTGAAATTACTTGTTTTTTTCAATGAGCCTTTCTAGggagaaatgataaaacaatTAGGCCATTAGCAAGACTATTTTTAGTAATCATGTGACGACCGGCTTGCTTGCTTACAAGTAAACACGAGCAAACATTTTTGGGCTTGCATAAGGAAACATATAAATAGTTAAATCTTCAAAAGCAAGTCTCTCGTATCTAGGGGAATACAACGTTTGCATGCAAGGATGGAATATGCAGAATCCAGTTTCAATTTTCTGTATGCTAAAATGGAGAAGTGCATCCACAAAAGCTACTACAATTTGCATGGGAAATTCCGGTGGGGGAAGGATTTCAAGAAAGAGAGAACCTGGAGTAAAGCGATTCGATTTTAATCACTTGTATTGTTGTGTATTGTCCTCATTCACCACTTTCTTACTTGTCTTGTGCTTATTGGAGTGCTGTTTTTCTCCTATAAACAACAGGGATGTCTAGAAGCATTTcccttttcaaaaatcaaaattttattcatattgtGCATATGTGAAAGAtaacaatcaatcatctttcaaaaattcaagtttcaaacttttaattttcaaatatatcataCACATGTGGAATATGCAACTTGATGctttatggaaaaatattattttttagccTTAATCCTATTTAGATTTTTGAAGAGATGTACAAAATTTACTCTAAAAACtttatttgtaagcttgttTCCTCTCTTAATCATGCTTGATATGTTGATGTGCTTGACTCTATTATGTGTACAACTTAAGCTTGAGATTTATTTATGCTTGAACTTATTTGTtatcattaaaatctatatgtagatatataattatatgatccTTGAAATCTTGGGCTCAACAATTCCACGTCTGGAAAGTTTATAAGTTTGTTTCTATAAGATCTTTTTGTAGATCAGAATATTTCTTTTGAgttccaaataatttttttctaaaagctCAAGTCATTTGGGATTAgaactttatttaattttcatttgaaacatacaaccaacttaaaaaattaagatcGAACGTGAAAAAAGGGAGGAGTGAAATATGAGGTGAGAATGGTGATAGTTGGAAATTAAGATATGATTATTGAAGctgtaatatttgttttttttttttttgaaaaagctgtgatattttatttagctAGTAAATGTACTGGATTGTTTGGATTGGTTTTAAAAAGTTCTAACAGCtttctagaatttttttctctctaaaagtaaaaaatatataaaatatatatattttttattcaagttcatgttctaAGTTCtatttttactattaaaaatataagaattgctataaatacaaataaattatttaaagtaAGTTTATAAACTGATGAGACTTTATAAaattcgttagatttattttataataaaataattttataatctgatatattatattaaattgtatCAATTTGTAAGGTTAtagtatttcttaaaaaatattatttaaaacagTATAAACTAAagtatttatctaaaattattatttaaaaaagaacaaacaaacaaagcaaTTGAGAGCGGTGTTCTGGAAGCGTGTGAGGGCGCGTGGCGAACACCAATCCCCAACGCTTGGATAACGAGAGACGGAGGTGTGGATGGAACCGGAGTAATGTGAGACGCAAAAATCCATTGCACGAAAAATAGAGCACTGTTGTGCTCAAGtacttgctctctctctctgtctctctctctcttttttcagaAGAATCGAGATTTATAGAGAAACATCGTCGAGTGAAATCCAGCGTATGTTGATCCATTTTTTATCTTCTATCTCTTCCTCTTCTGTTCTCTCTGAacctttattttgttttctggaAAGCAGTCTCTGGACCTTGGATTATTGACCTCATATAGTTCTTTCTCTTTctatatgctttttaatttgttcATACTGAAGTGAACATATTGagtgttgtatatataatagGACCAGTTAAAAATCTCTACTGTGTAAACTACGTTTGATTCTTTACCCATGGCAACCGTACTGAATTCAGTGTCCCCAGTTGGTAACCCATCACCAGAAGGTATCAGAAGGGGTAATTATGGGTTCTTCTCACACATCCCAAATCTCCATACTTTTTCACTAAACAAGGGATTTTCTAAAGTTTTGGCATCCACCCAGATCACCATTTCTCCAAAAGATACTGTTTTCACTCTCCCCAACTGGAGGTATGGGAAGAGCGACTCAAGAAGTAGGGAACTTAGACTCAATGACGCGTTTCTTCATTTAGAGTATATGGTAAGGAAGGGCCAAAAGCCTGATATAGCTCAAGCAACTCAGCTCTTGTATGATCTGTGCAAAGCAAATAAGATGAGGAAAGCGGTTGGAGTAATGGAGATGGTGATTGGTTCTGGCATTATACCTGATGCAGCTTCATTCACGTACTTGATCAACTATTTGTGTAAAAGAGGGAATGTTGGGTATGCAATGCAATTGGTTGAAAAAATGGAGGAGCATGGCTTCCCAACCAATACTGTTACCTACAATTCGCTTGTTAGAGGACTTTGTATGCATGGAAACTTGAACCAGAGCTTGCTGCTTTTGGATCGATTGATGCAGAAGGGGCTGATCCCAAATGCATTCACATACTCCTTCTTGCTTGAGGCTGCTTATAAGGAAAAAGGAGTGAATGAAGCCATGAAACTATTGGATGATGTAATTGCGAAGGGTGGGAAGCCTAATTTGGTTTGTTACAACATATTGTTAACTGGGTTGTGCAGGGAAGGAAGGATTGAAGAGGCGATCCGTTACTTCAGGGATTTCCCTTTAAAGGGGTTCAACCCAAATGTTGTGAGTTATaacattttgttgaggagtttgTGCCATGAGGGGCGGTGGGAAGAAGCAAATGAGCTTCTGGCTGGGATGGTTGGCGAGGAGCGCTCGCCATCAATTGTGACTTATAACATATTGATTGGTTCGCTTGCTCTGCATGGCAGAATTAAACATGCTCTTGAGGTTTTGGATGAGATGATGAAGGGACCGTTCAGGCCTACAGCAGCTACTTACACCCCGATAATTGCTCGTCTCTGCACAGAGGGGAAGGTAGATCTTGTGGTTAAGCATTTAGACCAAATGATGCAT includes:
- the LOC121236636 gene encoding pentatricopeptide repeat-containing protein At2g13600-like → MVPKLPTNLPSQLGLKFMKAACDSGDLPRARNLFDKIGEPDLRTWTVLISAYTRHGLPKDSIKIYSLLRAREINPDKLVLLSVAKACSTLRDTIKAKEVYEDAIRFGFHSDTLLGNALIDMFAKCKCVEDARRVFDDIPVKDVVSWTTLTSCYVTCCLPRRGLDEFREMVLNRVRPNAVTVSSILPACSELRTLKLGREIHGFVVKHGMQENLFVCSALVSMYANCLSMRQAQLVFDNMSQRDIVLWNVILTAYFSNKECEKGLDLFYKMKFDGVQLNDASWNAVIGGCTQNGRTEQALEMLGQMQNSGFRPNQITITSVLPACTDFERLGTGKEIHGYIFRNWFIEDLTTTTAVVFMYAKCGDLELARKVFSLMPKKDTVAWNTIIIANSMHGKGEEALLLFQKMLDSGTKPNSVTFNGVLSGCSHSLLVDEGFLIFNSIRDYSIEPDADHYSCIVDILSRAGRLEEAYDFIQKMPLEPTAGAWGALLGACRVHKNMELAKIAANRLFEIEPNNPGNYVLLSNTFASAKLWDEASEIRNLMRDRGITKEPGYSWKLHAAFGILNLIGISSICVIKNLRICGTVIMPLLRPRLFYANHGQRSMGMAIPGMRIVHHTF
- the LOC121237314 gene encoding pentatricopeptide repeat-containing protein At1g79080, chloroplastic, with the translated sequence MATVLNSVSPVGNPSPEGIRRGNYGFFSHIPNLHTFSLNKGFSKVLASTQITISPKDTVFTLPNWRYGKSDSRSRELRLNDAFLHLEYMVRKGQKPDIAQATQLLYDLCKANKMRKAVGVMEMVIGSGIIPDAASFTYLINYLCKRGNVGYAMQLVEKMEEHGFPTNTVTYNSLVRGLCMHGNLNQSLLLLDRLMQKGLIPNAFTYSFLLEAAYKEKGVNEAMKLLDDVIAKGGKPNLVCYNILLTGLCREGRIEEAIRYFRDFPLKGFNPNVVSYNILLRSLCHEGRWEEANELLAGMVGEERSPSIVTYNILIGSLALHGRIKHALEVLDEMMKGPFRPTAATYTPIIARLCTEGKVDLVVKHLDQMMHHHCNPNEGTYNAIALLCGVGMVQEAFSIIQSLGNKHDASMHDYYRSVITSLCRKGNTYPAFQILYEMTKLGFKPDSYTYSSLIRGLCTERMLDQAMEIFWIMEENNCRPDTDNFNALILGFCKSKRTDLSLEIFEIMIGKGYIPNETTYTILVEGIAHEKETELAADVLKELQLRQVVSQSTVERLVMQYDLEGLLI